From Hydractinia symbiolongicarpus strain clone_291-10 chromosome 12, HSymV2.1, whole genome shotgun sequence, one genomic window encodes:
- the LOC130621265 gene encoding uncharacterized protein LOC130621265 yields MNSQKVYAGSSKSRPQKNLSGGFGNYCCIPGCKSALYDSDRKKTNIGLFRIPKQETLRRQWTNVIRNVIRKGGADNFNIEDPKRNYRVCEFHFKTEDIRITLGVGTHKVRRRPPPKDRHIPSSSSSKSEEVISESEESVVVSADQFDGEISQEVTELDILKGN; encoded by the exons atgaattcacAAAAAGTATACGCAGGTAGTAGTAAATCTCGTcctcaaaaaaatttatctGGTGGATTTGGGAATTATTGTTGTATTCCTGGCTGTAAAAGTGCTCTTTACGACTCAGacagaaagaaaacaaacattGGACTTTTTAGAATTCCTAAACAAGAAACCCTAAGACGACAGTGGACCAATGTTATTAGAAATGTTATAAGAAAAGGTGGCGCTGATAATTTTAACATTGAGGATCCAAAAAGAAATTATAGAGTGTGCGAGTTTCATTTCAAAACTGAAGATATCAGAATTACATTAGGAGTTG GGACACACAAAGTACGTAGAAGACCCCCACCCAAAGATAGGCATATCCCTAGTAGTAGCAGCAGTAAAAGTGAAGAAGTCATTTCAGAGTCCGAAGAGTCTGTTGTTGTGTCTGCTGACCAATTTGATGGGGAAATTTCACAAGAGGTTACGGAGCTTGATATACTGAAAGGGAATTAA